In Anaerolineales bacterium, one DNA window encodes the following:
- a CDS encoding aspartate aminotransferase family protein (catalyzes the formation of succinate semialdehyde and glutamate from 4-aminobutanoate and 2-oxoglutarate) codes for MQIYDLPGPKAKAIIERDSAVISPSYARAYPFVMDHGKGSDVWDVDGHHFLDFAAGIAVTATGHSHPKVVQAIKDQSEKFLHISADFYHEAWVNLGERLDQIAPFQEDAVSFMTNSGTESVEAAIKLARYHTGASQFIGFLGAFHGRTLGSLSFTASKPIYHEGFYPLMNGVVHVPYPDPYRPVFNQRPGEDYGETVVRYIEEQVLGKLLPAEDVAGLLVESIQGEGGYIIPPEGFYPALRDLCDRHDILLIVDEVQSGMGRTGKWWAIEHFGIEPDIVCVGKGIASGIPLGAIIARKSIVSWPLGSHGNTYGGNPIACAAALATLDLIQDEYLQNAQEVGDYTLDALNEIAVRHPSIGQVRGKGLMIGVEFVKNKQSKEPAHDMSERIVQRAFERGLLTLGCGKSTIRISPSLNITKSEMDDGLEIFEESISLAEKEFQISHVA; via the coding sequence ATGCAAATCTATGATCTTCCAGGACCAAAGGCAAAAGCCATTATTGAACGTGATTCAGCTGTAATCTCACCTTCGTATGCACGCGCTTATCCATTTGTGATGGATCATGGGAAAGGGTCGGATGTATGGGATGTGGATGGCCATCATTTTCTAGATTTTGCGGCCGGTATCGCTGTGACTGCGACCGGGCATAGCCATCCCAAAGTGGTCCAGGCCATTAAGGACCAGTCGGAGAAGTTCCTTCATATCTCAGCAGATTTTTACCATGAAGCCTGGGTCAATCTCGGTGAACGCTTGGACCAGATAGCGCCTTTTCAGGAAGATGCCGTCTCGTTCATGACGAACTCCGGCACCGAGAGCGTGGAGGCAGCCATTAAGCTGGCACGTTATCATACTGGTGCTAGCCAGTTCATCGGATTTCTGGGGGCATTCCATGGACGGACCCTGGGATCATTAAGCTTCACCGCCAGCAAGCCTATATACCATGAAGGTTTTTACCCATTGATGAACGGGGTTGTACATGTACCCTATCCTGACCCGTACCGGCCGGTATTCAATCAACGCCCGGGCGAAGATTACGGCGAGACGGTGGTGAGGTATATTGAAGAGCAGGTATTGGGAAAATTACTGCCTGCAGAAGATGTCGCAGGGTTGCTGGTCGAATCGATCCAGGGTGAAGGTGGATATATCATCCCACCTGAGGGTTTCTACCCGGCGCTGCGTGACTTATGTGATCGCCATGACATCCTGCTCATTGTAGATGAGGTTCAATCAGGCATGGGGCGTACAGGCAAGTGGTGGGCAATTGAGCACTTCGGCATTGAGCCTGATATTGTGTGCGTGGGCAAAGGCATCGCTTCAGGCATCCCACTGGGGGCCATCATCGCTCGCAAGAGCATTGTCTCGTGGCCTCTGGGCTCGCACGGCAACACTTACGGTGGAAACCCAATAGCTTGTGCAGCTGCGCTGGCAACCTTGGACCTGATTCAGGATGAATATCTGCAGAATGCCCAGGAAGTGGGCGATTATACCCTGGATGCCTTGAATGAGATTGCTGTGCGCCACCCGAGTATTGGCCAGGTACGCGGTAAAGGCCTGATGATCGGAGTGGAATTTGTCAAGAACAAGCAGAGCAAGGAACCAGCCCATGACATGAGCGAGCGGATTGTCCAGCGCGCCTTTGAGCGTGGATTGCTGACATTGGGCTGTGGGAAGAGCACCATCCGCATCTCTCCATCGCTCAATATCACCAAGAGTGAGATGGATGATGGCCTGGAAATCTTCGAAGAATCGATATCCCTGGCAGAAAAGGAATTCCAAATCTCACATGTTGCCTGA
- a CDS encoding deacylase has product MLPAHRFLDNLAIPYTTAIFPISTPKGASQVANVLGISEHQAIKTLIFETDKAERILVMVGGDQNVVSGHLKKAADSRNIQLANPEMVLQTTGYRVGSIPPFSWQPEGFRSFLDLDMLNQPILAVGAGVWGNEILITPGNLVRASQAIVINLTDREKPVFLP; this is encoded by the coding sequence ATGCTTCCTGCCCATCGCTTCCTGGATAACCTGGCGATTCCGTACACCACGGCAATTTTTCCAATATCCACACCCAAAGGAGCTTCACAAGTAGCCAATGTGCTTGGAATCAGCGAGCACCAGGCGATCAAAACCCTCATCTTTGAAACGGACAAGGCTGAACGGATTTTGGTCATGGTGGGCGGCGATCAGAACGTGGTCTCCGGACATCTTAAAAAGGCTGCAGACTCCCGAAATATCCAGCTGGCTAATCCTGAGATGGTGCTCCAGACAACCGGTTACCGGGTCGGCTCCATCCCTCCATTTTCCTGGCAGCCTGAAGGCTTCAGGTCATTCCTGGATCTGGACATGCTGAACCAACCCATCCTGGCAGTTGGCGCTGGGGTGTGGGGAAACGAAATCCTGATCACCCCTGGTAACCTGGTGAGAGCCAGCCAGGCTATCGTGATTAATCTGACGGACCGCGAGAAACCGGTCTTTTTACCATAA
- a CDS encoding dihydrolipoamide acyltransferase: MAQIIGMPKLGFDMAEGTLVRWVVNEGEQVTKGAVLAEIETDKATVEVEAEYSGVLLRQLVTQGTVVPVNDPIAVIGEAGETVDIDALLGKQPAGQIPAEEKKPAEGPAEIKATAPVEPPSIASGAVRASPLARSMAGELGIDVRLVKGTGPAGRVTKKDIEAYQARPAVSEVSKAPPAMRIPTLAPAPAFIRETRTVPLPKLRAAIGRRMTESMQQAPHFYVTHEYDVAALLERRKEINALLPEDDKLSVNDFIVRAAALSLLEFPNLNASLDLKNNAQVYHGEINVGVAVAMENGLLTVVNRNTDQKTVHQISSELKAMVGRAREGKVRSEDIEGSTFTVSNMGMYEVEQFTAIINPPEAAILAIGSAKQVPVVVNGEIKVGSRMKMTLSIDHRISDGVEGARFLQALAKYIEEPLRLLI; the protein is encoded by the coding sequence ATGGCTCAGATCATTGGGATGCCCAAGCTCGGATTTGACATGGCGGAAGGCACACTTGTACGCTGGGTGGTTAATGAGGGCGAACAGGTGACCAAGGGTGCCGTGCTGGCAGAAATTGAAACCGACAAGGCCACCGTGGAAGTTGAAGCGGAATATTCAGGGGTCCTGCTACGCCAGCTGGTGACGCAGGGCACGGTGGTACCCGTCAATGATCCAATTGCGGTGATTGGTGAAGCCGGTGAGACCGTGGACATCGATGCGCTGCTGGGAAAACAGCCAGCTGGCCAAATCCCGGCCGAGGAGAAAAAACCGGCCGAGGGACCAGCCGAAATAAAAGCTACGGCTCCCGTTGAACCACCTTCCATAGCTTCAGGCGCTGTACGGGCTTCACCCCTGGCGCGCTCGATGGCTGGCGAATTAGGGATAGATGTACGCCTGGTGAAAGGTACCGGGCCAGCTGGTCGCGTTACCAAAAAGGATATCGAAGCATATCAAGCCAGGCCGGCGGTATCAGAAGTATCGAAAGCTCCACCAGCAATGCGCATCCCCACGCTTGCTCCGGCACCAGCTTTTATTCGTGAGACGAGGACGGTCCCTCTGCCTAAGCTACGGGCAGCCATTGGGCGCAGGATGACTGAATCGATGCAGCAGGCGCCGCATTTTTATGTTACCCACGAATATGATGTAGCTGCCCTGCTTGAACGCCGCAAGGAGATTAACGCCCTGCTTCCCGAGGATGACAAGCTCTCGGTTAATGATTTTATCGTCAGGGCTGCGGCACTCTCGCTGTTGGAGTTCCCAAACCTGAACGCTTCGCTGGACCTGAAGAACAACGCCCAGGTCTACCATGGGGAGATCAATGTTGGTGTGGCGGTGGCCATGGAGAACGGCCTGCTCACCGTGGTCAACCGCAATACCGACCAAAAAACCGTCCATCAAATATCATCGGAGCTCAAGGCAATGGTGGGTCGGGCACGGGAAGGCAAGGTACGCTCAGAAGATATCGAAGGTTCCACATTCACTGTCAGCAATATGGGGATGTACGAAGTAGAACAGTTCACCGCCATCATCAATCCACCTGAAGCAGCCATCCTGGCAATCGGTTCAGCGAAACAGGTGCCCGTGGTGGTGAACGGTGAGATCAAGGTCGGTTCGCGCATGAAGATGACCTTGTCGATCGACCACCGCATCAGTGATGGGGTAGAAGGTGCCAGGTTCTTACAGGCATTGGCTAAATACATTGAAGAACCATTGAGGTTATTGATCTGA
- a CDS encoding histidine kinase: MMAWKSSKNRYPWQKRNSKSHMLPDFRVRQRDYLLEISRALTQELDLDKLLGRILYISAEMLAGQAGLVALRAEKGGWKVATSLGIPSSLARYLEPMLAEIPDNEDPARFELPEVNRLLQNLARTVGLGLLTGVGLPLITREKVIGVIFVFRNYPGIFSSNDRALLQSFANQAAIAVDNAQLYQQVSQDKQRMDALLDSAADGILILSAGHIITRCNPAFARMLEEPVNHIIGKLHDEVIRLTCREDMPTLEEAETGGWPLTPNATLYVEGDLQRSSGVPLPVGITYAPLISGSGSLLNIIATVRDITRFREAEELKSTFISVISHELKTPVALIKGYVGTLRREDANWDREVIKDSLAVIEEEADRLTGLIENLLDASRLQAGGLSIKMADIDLKLIADRIAKRFQTQSDIHEISVDFPENFPIVNGDETRLEQVLSNLVSNAIKYSPEGGEISISGQVRPNNVILCVSDQGPGVAPEDIPHIFDRFYRSSIAKRTTKGAGLGLYLARAVVEAHGGRIWVDPQPGKGARICFSIPRG, encoded by the coding sequence ATGATGGCCTGGAAATCTTCGAAGAATCGATATCCCTGGCAGAAAAGGAATTCCAAATCTCACATGTTGCCTGATTTTCGCGTCAGACAACGCGATTATTTATTAGAAATCAGCCGTGCCCTGACCCAGGAGCTTGACCTAGATAAGCTCCTGGGACGCATTCTATACATATCGGCCGAAATGCTGGCGGGTCAGGCCGGGTTGGTCGCCTTGCGGGCCGAGAAGGGTGGCTGGAAGGTGGCCACCAGCCTGGGGATCCCGTCAAGCCTGGCACGCTACCTTGAGCCAATGTTGGCTGAAATCCCCGATAACGAAGACCCGGCACGTTTCGAGCTCCCGGAAGTCAACCGCCTGCTGCAGAACCTTGCTCGAACAGTTGGCCTGGGATTGCTCACTGGGGTTGGTTTACCCCTAATCACGCGTGAAAAGGTGATCGGTGTGATTTTTGTCTTTAGGAATTATCCAGGCATATTCTCATCCAATGATCGTGCCTTATTGCAGAGCTTCGCTAACCAGGCAGCCATCGCGGTGGACAATGCCCAGCTTTACCAGCAAGTCAGCCAGGATAAGCAACGCATGGATGCCCTGCTCGACTCGGCTGCAGATGGCATCCTGATACTGTCTGCGGGTCATATCATTACCCGCTGTAACCCGGCGTTTGCCCGCATGTTGGAAGAACCCGTCAATCACATCATTGGTAAATTACATGATGAGGTCATCAGGCTGACTTGCCGCGAGGATATGCCAACTCTGGAGGAAGCGGAAACGGGTGGCTGGCCTCTAACCCCGAATGCCACGCTGTACGTTGAGGGAGACCTGCAGCGATCATCGGGAGTGCCATTGCCGGTGGGCATCACCTATGCGCCATTGATCTCTGGAAGCGGCAGCCTGTTGAACATTATCGCTACTGTGCGTGATATCACCCGTTTCAGGGAAGCAGAGGAGCTAAAAAGCACTTTCATCTCGGTGATTAGCCACGAGCTAAAAACTCCAGTAGCTCTCATCAAGGGCTATGTGGGAACCCTGCGCCGGGAAGATGCCAATTGGGACCGGGAGGTCATCAAGGACAGCCTGGCCGTGATCGAAGAAGAAGCTGACCGACTGACCGGATTGATCGAGAATCTGCTGGATGCATCCCGATTGCAAGCTGGGGGTTTGTCGATCAAAATGGCGGATATTGACCTAAAATTGATCGCTGACCGGATTGCCAAGCGCTTTCAAACCCAATCCGACATCCACGAGATTTCTGTGGATTTTCCAGAGAATTTTCCCATTGTGAATGGCGATGAGACCCGCCTCGAGCAGGTACTTTCTAACCTGGTGTCGAACGCGATAAAATATTCACCTGAAGGTGGGGAGATCAGTATCAGTGGACAAGTAAGACCCAATAACGTGATCCTGTGTGTTAGCGATCAGGGACCTGGGGTTGCCCCGGAAGATATCCCCCACATATTTGATCGTTTTTACCGCTCATCCATTGCAAAACGGACTACGAAAGGTGCCGGATTAGGTTTATACTTGGCACGCGCAGTGGTTGAAGCGCATGGGGGCCGGATCTGGGTTGACCCGCAACCTGGCAAAGGGGCGCGCATCTGTTTTTCAATACCGCGGGGTTAG
- the uppP gene encoding undecaprenyl-diphosphatase UppP — MTIFQSILLGIIQGLTEFLPISSSAHLVLMPYLFNWQITIQDAFIFDVLVQLGTLLAVIAYFWKDLFQIIKLVISGLIQRKPFADPMARLGWFLVLATVPALIAGLFFKDLIEKAFASPLAAGLFLLGTTALLVTAELVGKRNRQLDNTTWLDALIIGLFQIISLFPGISRSGSTITGGMVRNLDRPAAARFSFLMSVPVFLGAGLLAVLDLLKLPNFSGQLPTLLAGFITAAVVGYLAIHWLLSFLAKRSLHIFAIYSFCVSLLVVIVYIIRL; from the coding sequence ATGACCATCTTTCAATCCATCCTACTTGGCATCATCCAAGGCCTGACCGAGTTCCTACCCATTTCAAGCTCTGCCCACCTGGTGCTCATGCCTTATCTATTTAACTGGCAAATCACCATCCAGGATGCGTTCATTTTTGATGTGCTGGTTCAATTGGGTACGCTTCTGGCAGTCATCGCCTACTTCTGGAAGGACCTGTTCCAGATCATCAAGCTTGTGATCAGCGGTTTGATCCAGCGAAAACCTTTCGCAGATCCAATGGCACGCCTTGGCTGGTTTTTAGTCCTGGCTACCGTCCCCGCCTTGATTGCCGGGTTATTTTTCAAAGACCTGATTGAGAAGGCATTCGCCAGCCCGCTGGCTGCGGGTCTTTTCCTGCTTGGTACCACAGCCCTGCTGGTGACCGCTGAGCTGGTGGGTAAACGCAACCGTCAACTTGATAACACTACCTGGTTAGATGCGCTAATCATCGGATTATTTCAGATCATATCGCTTTTTCCGGGAATCTCACGCTCCGGCTCCACCATCACAGGTGGGATGGTTCGTAATTTGGACCGGCCTGCCGCAGCCCGATTCTCATTTTTGATGTCTGTTCCGGTGTTTCTCGGTGCGGGGCTGTTGGCAGTACTCGATTTACTTAAGCTACCCAACTTTTCAGGCCAGCTGCCCACATTGCTGGCCGGGTTCATCACAGCCGCGGTGGTGGGTTACCTGGCGATCCACTGGTTGTTAAGCTTCCTGGCCAAGCGATCCCTACACATATTCGCAATTTATTCGTTTTGCGTTTCACTACTCGTCGTGATTGTCTATATAATTCGCTTGTGA
- a CDS encoding tRNA guanosine(34) transglycosylase Tgt, with protein MSTGFHFDIMARCGRARRGLFQTPHGALETPLFAPVGTQATVKAVTPAQLEELNANLVLANTYHLYLRPGDELIAELGGLHSFMHWDRPILTDSGGFQVFSLAESRKIDAHGVTFKSHIDGSMHRITPEKSIAIQENLGADIIMAFDECGPPYDVETNRIAMERTHAWAERCIKVKTRQDQALFGIIQGGVYPELRQCSAEFMSTLDLPGYAIGGLSVGETKQETNSILELVDGCLPEDKPRYLMGVGSPEDLVTGVQRGVDIFDCVLPTRLARHHAAITRTGRLNLANAKYVSDKSPIDEQCSCYTCRNFSSAYVRHLVLSKEILAATLLTIHNLNILLTLMADIRMAISEGEFEQFAINFLEHWDRNT; from the coding sequence ATGAGTACTGGCTTTCATTTCGATATAATGGCACGCTGCGGCCGCGCCCGCAGGGGCTTATTTCAAACGCCACATGGTGCCCTTGAGACACCCTTGTTTGCACCGGTCGGAACCCAGGCAACCGTCAAAGCCGTCACTCCAGCCCAGCTGGAAGAGCTCAACGCCAACCTGGTATTAGCCAATACCTATCACCTGTATCTACGACCGGGTGATGAGCTTATTGCGGAGTTGGGCGGTTTGCACTCCTTTATGCACTGGGATCGTCCGATTCTCACCGATTCTGGCGGTTTCCAGGTGTTCTCCCTGGCTGAAAGTCGCAAGATCGACGCACATGGGGTGACATTCAAAAGTCACATTGATGGTTCTATGCACCGCATCACGCCTGAAAAATCCATCGCCATCCAAGAAAATCTCGGGGCAGATATCATCATGGCGTTCGATGAATGTGGCCCTCCTTATGATGTGGAGACAAATAGAATTGCCATGGAACGCACGCATGCCTGGGCTGAGCGTTGTATAAAGGTAAAAACCCGCCAAGACCAGGCATTATTTGGGATCATCCAGGGAGGTGTATATCCCGAGCTGCGCCAGTGTTCGGCTGAATTCATGTCTACCCTCGATCTGCCCGGTTATGCCATCGGAGGGTTGTCAGTTGGAGAAACCAAGCAGGAAACCAATTCCATCCTTGAGCTGGTGGACGGCTGCTTGCCAGAAGACAAACCCCGTTACCTGATGGGAGTGGGTTCTCCGGAAGATCTGGTTACAGGTGTGCAGCGCGGGGTGGACATTTTCGACTGCGTCTTGCCCACCCGCCTGGCACGTCACCATGCGGCTATCACCCGCACTGGCCGGCTCAACCTGGCCAACGCTAAATACGTCTCCGATAAATCCCCAATCGATGAGCAGTGTTCCTGTTATACCTGCCGGAATTTCTCCAGTGCATATGTCAGGCACCTGGTGCTGTCAAAAGAAATTTTGGCAGCCACGCTCCTGACGATCCACAACCTGAATATCCTGCTTACCTTAATGGCCGATATCCGCATGGCAATCTCGGAAGGTGAGTTTGAGCAATTTGCCATCAATTTTCTCGAACACTGGGATAGAAACACATGA